One Streptomyces sp. CNQ-509 DNA window includes the following coding sequences:
- a CDS encoding S1 family peptidase has translation MRYRAISKSRYALAGVGAAALIAGSLTLATANASTSEPVADTLSSAAAGELAGTLVQDLKGGAAGAYYDAQAKELVVNVVNDEAAEQAEAAGARARTVDHTTKELKAAKADLTQGAIAGTSRALDPVTNQVVVTADSTVKGAELAQLKKEVAAQDGKAVLKRTAGTFKPYISGGDAIYTGGSRCSLGFNVTKDGEPYFLTAGHCVELGGSSWSESSGGPVIGEAEAATFPGNDRALVKYTADVEHPSEVDTYDGSAQEITGAREATVGETVQRSGSTTQLHDGSVVALDVSVTYPEGTVDGLIQTDVCAEPGDSGGALFAGSDAIGLTSGGSGDCTNGGETFFEPVVAALDEYGATIP, from the coding sequence TTGAGGTATCGAGCCATATCCAAGAGCCGGTACGCCCTCGCGGGCGTCGGCGCCGCCGCGCTGATCGCCGGCAGTCTGACGCTCGCGACCGCCAACGCCAGCACGAGCGAGCCCGTCGCCGACACGCTGTCGTCGGCCGCCGCGGGTGAACTCGCCGGCACCCTCGTCCAGGACCTCAAGGGCGGGGCAGCAGGGGCGTACTACGACGCCCAGGCGAAGGAACTCGTCGTCAACGTCGTGAACGACGAGGCAGCCGAGCAGGCCGAGGCGGCGGGCGCCCGTGCGCGTACCGTCGACCACACCACGAAGGAGCTCAAGGCCGCGAAGGCGGACCTCACGCAGGGCGCCATTGCCGGCACGTCGCGCGCGCTCGACCCGGTCACCAACCAGGTCGTCGTCACCGCCGACAGCACGGTCAAGGGCGCGGAGCTGGCCCAGCTCAAGAAGGAGGTCGCGGCGCAGGACGGCAAGGCCGTGCTCAAGCGCACCGCGGGCACGTTCAAGCCGTACATCTCCGGCGGCGACGCCATCTACACCGGCGGCTCCCGCTGCTCGCTCGGCTTCAACGTGACCAAGGACGGGGAGCCCTACTTCCTGACCGCGGGTCACTGCGTCGAACTCGGCGGCAGCTCCTGGTCCGAGTCCTCGGGCGGGCCCGTCATCGGCGAGGCCGAGGCCGCGACCTTCCCGGGCAACGACCGGGCGCTCGTCAAGTACACGGCGGACGTCGAGCACCCGAGCGAGGTCGACACCTACGACGGCAGCGCCCAGGAGATCACCGGCGCGCGTGAGGCCACGGTCGGCGAGACCGTGCAGCGCAGCGGCAGCACCACGCAGCTCCACGACGGCAGCGTCGTGGCGCTCGACGTGTCGGTGACCTACCCGGAGGGCACGGTCGACGGTCTGATCCAGACCGACGTCTGCGCCGAGCCCGGCGACAGCGGCGGCGCGCTCTTCGCGGGCAGCGACGCGATCGGCCTGACCTCGGGCGGCAGCGGCGACTGCACCAACGGCGGCGAGACGTTCTTCGAGCCGGTGGTCGCGGCCCTCGACGAGTACGGGGCCACCATCCCGTAA
- a CDS encoding universal stress protein, with protein sequence MRKLVAGVDGSDASLAALDWAVAESVRRGAELRIVYAPLWEPYERTWPEFAVARPRGRSVAEHVLVTAADRAREQGRGIEVETELLSGDPVPALLREAEKGTVLVVGDRGRGGHDALPLGSVALTVAARAACPVVVVRGEEAARRGEFGRIVLGTGNDGAEPAAVDFAFRAAQARGCRVTAVHSWRSPERGVATHAHTLGGTPDPRMREAEWALGRAVRAAVERHPDVPLERQSPEGLPRDTLLTAAAEADLVVLGARRTPLADATAGAGATGIQLGPVSHGVLHLAPCPVAVVRED encoded by the coding sequence ATGAGAAAGCTGGTGGCAGGGGTGGACGGCTCGGACGCGAGCCTCGCGGCACTCGACTGGGCGGTGGCCGAGTCGGTCCGGCGCGGGGCGGAGCTGCGGATCGTGTACGCGCCGCTGTGGGAGCCGTACGAGCGCACGTGGCCGGAGTTCGCCGTCGCCCGGCCGCGCGGCCGGAGCGTGGCGGAGCACGTCCTCGTGACCGCGGCGGACCGCGCCCGCGAACAGGGCCGGGGCATCGAGGTGGAGACGGAGCTCCTCTCCGGCGATCCGGTGCCTGCGCTGCTGCGCGAGGCCGAGAAGGGCACGGTGCTGGTCGTCGGCGACCGGGGCCGCGGCGGTCACGACGCGCTGCCGCTGGGCTCGGTGGCGCTGACGGTGGCGGCGCGGGCGGCCTGCCCGGTGGTGGTGGTGCGGGGCGAAGAGGCCGCGCGGCGCGGCGAGTTCGGCCGGATCGTGCTCGGCACCGGGAACGACGGGGCGGAGCCGGCGGCCGTGGACTTCGCGTTCCGGGCGGCGCAGGCGCGCGGCTGCAGGGTGACGGCCGTGCACTCGTGGCGCTCGCCGGAGCGGGGTGTGGCGACGCACGCGCACACCCTGGGCGGGACACCCGACCCGCGGATGCGGGAGGCGGAGTGGGCGCTGGGCCGCGCGGTGCGCGCGGCGGTGGAGCGCCATCCGGACGTACCGCTGGAGCGGCAGTCGCCGGAGGGCCTGCCGCGCGACACCCTGCTGACGGCGGCGGCAGAGGCGGACCTGGTGGTCCTCGGCGCCCGTCGCACTCCGCTCGCGGACGCGACGGCGGGCGCGGGGGCGACGGGCATACAACTGGGCCCGGTCAGCCACGGGGTGCTGCACCTGGCCCCGTGCCCGGTGGCGGTGGTCCGGGAGGACTAG
- a CDS encoding winged helix DNA-binding domain-containing protein has protein sequence MVITTAQRRARLAHRHLLVGPARATSPEEVAEALAGLHATDSPTVALSARARLREPSLAALDRALYEEGSLQRMHAMRRTLWVVPTELVPVFRFAVGETVAARERALLVKQLGTAGPQYDEAWLTAAEERALAALAELGEASAAEVTAAVPELALRYTLSPGKPYESRPRAGSGVMRVLGMEGRIRRTRPLGGWTSGQFRFAVAPPVAPMDPARARAELVRRWLAAFGPGTLADVRWWTGLPLRQVRAALAELGAEEAALDAGVGYVLPGDLGEDPDPGPWAALLPGLDPATMGWRDRDWYTDPAHRTRLFDSAGNAGPTVWWRGEIIGAWAQRRDGAVVHRLLADRGAEARRAVAAEAERLEGWLAEQRLVVSFPAPMTKELTG, from the coding sequence ATGGTGATCACCACCGCGCAGCGCCGCGCCCGGCTCGCGCACCGCCACCTGCTCGTCGGCCCGGCCCGCGCCACGTCGCCCGAGGAGGTGGCGGAGGCGCTCGCGGGGCTGCACGCGACCGACTCGCCGACCGTCGCGCTGTCCGCGCGCGCCCGGCTGCGCGAGCCGTCGCTCGCCGCGCTGGACCGCGCGCTGTACGAGGAGGGGTCGCTGCAGCGCATGCACGCCATGCGGCGCACCTTGTGGGTGGTGCCCACGGAGCTGGTGCCCGTCTTCCGTTTCGCCGTCGGCGAGACCGTCGCCGCGCGCGAGCGCGCGCTGCTGGTGAAGCAGCTCGGCACCGCGGGGCCGCAGTACGACGAGGCGTGGCTGACCGCCGCGGAAGAGCGGGCGCTGGCCGCGCTGGCGGAGCTGGGCGAGGCGAGCGCGGCCGAGGTCACGGCGGCGGTGCCGGAGCTGGCCCTGAGGTACACCCTCTCTCCGGGGAAGCCGTACGAGTCACGCCCCCGGGCCGGCAGCGGGGTCATGCGGGTGCTGGGCATGGAAGGCCGGATCCGGCGCACCCGGCCGCTGGGCGGCTGGACGTCGGGGCAGTTCCGCTTCGCGGTGGCGCCGCCGGTGGCTCCGATGGACCCGGCGCGGGCGCGCGCCGAGCTGGTGCGGCGCTGGCTGGCGGCGTTCGGGCCGGGGACGCTCGCGGACGTCAGGTGGTGGACCGGGCTGCCGCTGCGCCAGGTCAGGGCCGCGCTGGCAGAGCTGGGGGCGGAGGAAGCGGCGCTCGACGCGGGCGTGGGATACGTCCTGCCGGGCGATCTCGGCGAGGATCCGGACCCCGGCCCGTGGGCGGCGCTGCTGCCCGGCCTCGACCCGGCCACGATGGGCTGGCGCGACCGCGACTGGTATACGGACCCGGCGCACCGGACGAGGCTCTTCGACAGCGCCGGGAACGCCGGGCCCACGGTCTGGTGGCGCGGCGAGATCATCGGCGCCTGGGCGCAGCGCCGGGACGGCGCCGTGGTGCACCGGCTGCTCGCCGACCGCGGCGCCGAGGCTCGCAGGGCCGTGGCGGCGGAGGCGGAGCGGCTGGAGGGCTGGCTCGCGGAGCAGCGGCTCGTGGTCAGCTTCCCGGCGCCGATGACCAAGGAGCTGACCGGCTGA
- a CDS encoding transglycosylase SLT domain-containing protein → MSAPTLLRPAAARRRLLAAGGWAAAAVALTGAVAPQAVAAAPQSAAPASAHASAPSKPAASSKPSAPAKPAAPAKPSAPSSSSSSPVHATKGTNLDEWIKQAMDVMERHDIPGTYEGIHRNIIRESSGDPQAVNNWDINAVNGVPSQGLLQVIPPTFDAYHVPGTTKNIVDPVANIVAACNYAADRYGSIDNVWGAY, encoded by the coding sequence ATGTCTGCTCCCACCCTTCTGCGTCCCGCCGCCGCCCGCCGACGACTGCTGGCCGCAGGCGGCTGGGCCGCCGCGGCCGTAGCCCTCACCGGCGCGGTCGCGCCGCAGGCCGTCGCCGCCGCGCCGCAGAGCGCCGCCCCTGCCTCCGCCCACGCCTCCGCACCCTCCAAGCCCGCCGCATCCTCCAAGCCCTCCGCACCGGCCAAGCCCGCCGCGCCGGCCAAGCCCTCCGCGCCGTCCTCGTCGTCCTCGTCCCCCGTGCACGCGACGAAGGGCACGAACCTGGACGAGTGGATCAAGCAGGCCATGGACGTCATGGAGCGCCACGACATACCCGGCACATACGAGGGGATCCACCGCAACATCATCCGTGAGTCCAGCGGCGACCCTCAGGCGGTCAACAACTGGGACATCAACGCCGTCAACGGCGTCCCCTCACAGGGCCTGCTGCAGGTGATCCCGCCCACGTTCGACGCCTACCACGTGCCCGGCACCACCAAGAACATCGTCGACCCGGTCGCCAACATCGTCGCCGCGTGCAACTACGCCGCCGACCGTTACGGCTCGATCGACAACGTCTGGGGCGCCTACTGA
- a CDS encoding sensor histidine kinase translates to MHSPEPTQVMRCWTVAAALAAVVSGGVGAWAYAGTGASTADLLRDLAVGWAYAGAGLAAWWRRPANATGPLMTAVGITWFIGNLQGTTIPALFALGAWWEGLNVAVLAHLVLAYPDGRTGSPATRRIVLLGYGLVATGGLLRTLAFDPAAHPGGSYLACRDCGPNPLFTPALSDLFPTFDAGFRAIGWAVSLAVVVAVVRRWRRASAARRRALLPAWLAVLVATSFLLWDVLVVLVPAGEPVEGAVGVFSDVAQTAVPLAFLVGLLRMRLQRAEVGGLVMEVGGDPDPGRLREALVPVLGDPGLRLGVWRPAAGAYVDAAGDPVEEAATGSTRIDAAGGAPLALLRHDPAVAQDEELLRSAVAALRLALENVWLQAEARAAGARVVEAADSERRRLERDLHDGAQARLVFALMTLRRVEKGLADHPDEELRRSVAEVERSLRLAVEELRGLAHGIHPAVLTREGLASALRELAGRAELPVVVAAEDRRFAPHVEATAYFTVSEALANSAKHARARAVSVSARHRDGRLVVEAVDDGIGGARHDHLGGGLRGLADRVSAVGGVLTVHSPPGGGTRVVAELPCE, encoded by the coding sequence GTGCACTCCCCGGAACCGACGCAGGTCATGCGCTGCTGGACGGTGGCCGCCGCGCTGGCCGCCGTCGTCTCCGGCGGCGTCGGCGCCTGGGCGTACGCCGGCACCGGCGCCTCCACCGCCGACCTCCTGCGCGACCTCGCCGTCGGCTGGGCCTACGCGGGCGCCGGCCTCGCCGCCTGGTGGCGGCGCCCGGCCAACGCCACCGGGCCGCTGATGACCGCGGTGGGCATCACTTGGTTCATCGGCAACCTCCAGGGCACCACGATCCCGGCGCTCTTCGCCCTCGGCGCCTGGTGGGAGGGCCTGAACGTGGCCGTCCTCGCCCACCTCGTCCTCGCCTACCCCGACGGCCGCACCGGCTCGCCCGCCACCCGCCGGATAGTGCTCCTCGGCTACGGCCTGGTGGCCACCGGCGGCCTGCTGCGCACCCTGGCCTTCGATCCGGCTGCCCACCCCGGCGGCTCCTACCTCGCCTGCCGCGACTGCGGCCCCAACCCGCTCTTCACCCCCGCGCTCAGCGACCTCTTCCCCACGTTCGACGCCGGCTTCCGCGCCATCGGCTGGGCCGTCTCGCTCGCCGTGGTGGTGGCGGTCGTACGCCGCTGGCGGCGCGCCTCCGCCGCCCGCCGCCGCGCGCTGCTGCCGGCCTGGCTCGCCGTCCTGGTCGCCACCTCCTTCCTGCTCTGGGACGTGCTCGTGGTGCTCGTGCCCGCGGGCGAGCCGGTCGAGGGCGCCGTGGGCGTGTTCTCGGACGTGGCGCAGACCGCCGTGCCACTCGCCTTCCTCGTCGGACTCCTCCGCATGCGCTTGCAGCGCGCGGAGGTCGGCGGCCTGGTGATGGAGGTCGGCGGCGACCCGGACCCCGGGCGGCTGCGCGAGGCGCTGGTGCCGGTGCTCGGCGACCCTGGGCTGCGGCTGGGCGTGTGGCGGCCCGCGGCCGGCGCCTACGTGGACGCCGCGGGTGATCCGGTCGAGGAGGCCGCGACGGGCAGCACCCGGATCGACGCGGCCGGCGGCGCCCCGCTGGCACTGCTGCGCCACGATCCGGCGGTCGCGCAGGACGAGGAGCTGCTGCGCTCGGCGGTCGCCGCGCTGCGGCTCGCGCTGGAGAACGTCTGGCTGCAGGCCGAGGCACGGGCGGCGGGCGCCCGCGTCGTCGAGGCCGCGGACAGCGAGCGCCGGCGGCTGGAGCGCGACCTGCACGACGGGGCGCAGGCCCGGCTGGTCTTCGCGCTGATGACGCTCCGCCGGGTGGAGAAGGGCCTGGCGGACCACCCCGACGAGGAGCTGCGCCGCTCGGTCGCGGAGGTGGAGCGGAGCCTGCGGCTGGCCGTCGAGGAGCTGCGCGGCCTCGCGCACGGCATCCACCCGGCGGTACTGACCCGCGAGGGGCTGGCGTCCGCGCTGCGGGAGCTGGCCGGGCGGGCGGAGCTGCCGGTGGTGGTGGCCGCGGAGGACCGGCGCTTCGCGCCGCACGTCGAGGCCACCGCGTACTTCACCGTCAGCGAGGCGCTGGCGAACTCCGCCAAGCACGCCCGCGCCCGGGCGGTCAGCGTCAGCGCCCGCCACCGTGACGGCCGGCTGGTCGTCGAGGCGGTGGACGACGGCATCGGCGGCGCCCGCCACGACCACCTCGGCGGCGGGCTGCGCGGTCTGGCCGACCGGGTCTCGGCGGTGGGCGGCGTCCTCACGGTGCACAGCCCGCCCGGCGGCGGTACGCGCGTGGTCGCGGAGCTGCCGTGCGAGTGA
- a CDS encoding response regulator transcription factor: MIVAEDSAILREGIVRLLGDAGVAVPAQCGDADPLLALVERHRPDAVLLDIRMPPTHTDEGLRAAAAIRARHPGTGVLLLSQYVETGTVVRALTEDPRGFGYLLKERVADADELAGALHRVAAGQSVVDPRVVTHLMRSPRAAEPLAGLTARERDVLALMAEGRSNEAIARDLVIGGKTVETHVRNIFAKLGLESEDSGHRRVLAVLRYLRG, encoded by the coding sequence GTGATCGTCGCCGAGGACTCCGCGATCCTGCGCGAGGGCATCGTCCGGCTGCTGGGCGACGCGGGCGTCGCGGTCCCCGCGCAGTGCGGCGACGCCGACCCGCTGCTCGCCCTGGTCGAGCGGCACCGCCCGGACGCGGTGCTGCTCGACATCCGGATGCCGCCGACGCACACCGACGAGGGGCTGCGGGCCGCGGCCGCGATCCGCGCCCGGCATCCGGGCACGGGCGTGCTGCTGCTCTCGCAGTACGTCGAGACCGGCACGGTCGTACGGGCGCTCACCGAGGACCCGCGCGGCTTCGGATATCTGCTGAAGGAGCGGGTCGCCGACGCGGACGAGCTGGCCGGAGCGCTGCACCGGGTGGCGGCGGGCCAGAGCGTCGTGGACCCGCGGGTGGTCACGCACCTGATGCGGTCGCCGCGCGCGGCGGAGCCGCTGGCCGGGCTGACGGCGCGGGAGCGGGACGTACTGGCGCTGATGGCGGAGGGGCGCTCCAACGAGGCCATCGCGCGGGACCTGGTGATCGGCGGCAAGACCGTCGAGACGCACGTACGGAACATCTTCGCCAAGCTCGGCCTGGAGTCGGAGGACTCGGGACACCGACGGGTGCTGGCCGTGCTCAGGTATCTGCGCGGCTGA
- a CDS encoding mechanosensitive ion channel family protein: MNRALTLHDLVVAGSAILGGIGAGLLLRVLLGWLGKGATRTSWAGDDILVGALRTMAPWGALAGGVSIAAAALPLKRPVEHTVEQIVVAVLILTVTVAAARVVAQLMGVRSQGVGSATILVNITRIAVLAIGLLILLETLGISIAPLLTALGVGGLAVALALQDTLANLFAGVHILASKTVQVGDYIRLSSGEEGYVTDINWRNTVIRTQSDNLVVIPNDQLASTIMTNYHRPEQELSIVVQAGVALSSDLDLVERVTVEVAHEVMAAVEGGVPDHDPVVRFHTFGDSRAGFSVVLRALEFSDQFRIKHEFIKRLQLRYREEGIEIAHPVRNIVLQHQDTPVLLLPRQRKESDVPVGGPSAS, translated from the coding sequence GTGAACCGAGCCCTCACTCTGCACGATCTGGTCGTCGCCGGCTCCGCGATACTCGGCGGCATCGGCGCCGGCCTGCTCCTGCGCGTGCTGCTGGGCTGGCTGGGCAAGGGCGCGACCCGGACGAGCTGGGCCGGCGACGACATCCTCGTCGGCGCGCTGCGCACGATGGCCCCCTGGGGCGCGCTGGCCGGCGGCGTCTCGATCGCCGCCGCCGCGCTGCCGCTGAAGCGCCCGGTCGAGCACACGGTGGAGCAGATCGTCGTCGCCGTGCTCATCCTGACGGTCACCGTGGCCGCGGCCCGGGTGGTCGCACAGCTCATGGGCGTCCGCTCACAGGGGGTGGGCTCGGCCACGATTCTGGTCAACATCACCCGCATCGCGGTGCTGGCGATCGGGCTGCTGATCCTGCTGGAGACCCTGGGCATCTCGATCGCCCCGCTGCTCACCGCGCTCGGCGTCGGCGGCCTCGCGGTGGCGCTGGCGCTGCAGGACACCCTCGCCAACCTCTTCGCCGGGGTGCACATCCTGGCCTCCAAGACGGTGCAGGTCGGCGACTACATCCGGCTCAGCAGCGGCGAGGAGGGCTACGTCACCGACATCAACTGGCGCAACACCGTGATCCGCACCCAGTCGGACAACCTCGTCGTCATCCCCAACGACCAGCTCGCCAGCACCATCATGACCAACTACCACCGCCCCGAGCAGGAGCTGTCCATCGTCGTACAGGCGGGCGTGGCGCTCTCCAGCGACCTCGACCTGGTCGAGCGGGTGACGGTGGAGGTGGCGCACGAGGTCATGGCGGCGGTCGAGGGCGGCGTGCCGGACCACGACCCGGTGGTCCGCTTCCACACCTTCGGCGACTCGCGCGCCGGCTTCTCCGTGGTGCTCCGCGCGCTCGAGTTCAGCGACCAGTTCCGGATCAAGCACGAGTTCATCAAGCGGCTGCAACTGCGCTACCGGGAAGAGGGCATCGAGATCGCCCACCCCGTACGCAACATCGTCCTGCAGCACCAGGACACCCCGGTGCTGCTGCTGCCGCGGCAGCGCAAGGAGTCCGACGTGCCCGTCGGCGGCCCGTCCGCGAGTTGA
- a CDS encoding PQQ-dependent sugar dehydrogenase: MLRKLALLAAGAVSAALLVAPGATAVAPQAAEQPPPDNAFEKITLNDRPGEPLDLAVLPDKRVLHVTRAGKVWLNDPGTGVNKLAAELDVYQHDEEGLQNVAIDPDFSKNKWVYLYYSPPLDTPVDDPDTPVNEGDAPFQGTQADWDRYKGHLQLSRYKLKGDTLDLTTEQKILQVPVDRGICCHVGGDMAFDSDGNLYLTTGDDTNPFESDGYTPIDERDGRNPAFDAQRTSGNTNDLRGKVLRIKVRGDGSYAIPRGNLFKPGTEKTRPEIYAMGLRNPFRMEIDPQTDDVYVADYSPDARAASDTRGPAGQGKWLVLDEPANYGWPYCATAKMPYNDYDFATKTSGARFDCAKPVNASPHNTGRTELPEVEQPEVWYSYGQSAEFPGLGTGGIAPMAGPAYEYDPATEARNRAVAWPRYYDGTPLFAEWGRDYIREFRLDRSGAVEAINPVAQGVGQPPVDNPMDLEFGPDGALYVLEYGDGYFSENPDAQLSRIDYIGRTGNHAPKPALTATPVKGLAPLTVGFSAAGTTDPDGDTVRYAWDFDGDGRTDSTDVSPSHTYTEDGTYKAALKVTDSKGRAAYKDVDITVGNQAPVVTLVKPVNQQEFHFGDAVQFEVTVTDEAEVDCSKVQVHYIVGHDAHGHPQSTTAGCTGTVQTEPVAGHDPSEGNVTGVFVAEYTDPGGLTGSDRAVMKIVG; encoded by the coding sequence ATGCTACGTAAACTGGCCCTTTTGGCCGCCGGCGCGGTCAGTGCCGCACTGCTGGTCGCGCCCGGCGCGACCGCGGTGGCACCGCAAGCCGCCGAGCAGCCGCCACCGGACAACGCCTTCGAGAAGATCACGCTCAACGACCGCCCGGGCGAGCCGCTCGACCTGGCCGTCCTGCCGGACAAGCGAGTCCTGCACGTCACCCGCGCCGGCAAGGTCTGGCTCAACGACCCGGGCACCGGCGTGAACAAGCTCGCCGCCGAACTCGACGTGTACCAGCACGACGAGGAGGGGCTGCAGAACGTCGCCATCGACCCGGACTTCAGCAAGAACAAGTGGGTCTACCTCTACTACTCGCCGCCGCTGGACACCCCCGTCGACGACCCCGACACCCCCGTCAACGAGGGTGACGCGCCCTTCCAGGGCACGCAGGCGGACTGGGACCGCTACAAGGGCCACCTGCAGCTCTCCCGGTACAAGCTCAAGGGCGACACCCTCGACCTCACCACCGAGCAGAAGATCCTCCAGGTCCCGGTGGACCGCGGCATCTGCTGTCACGTCGGCGGCGACATGGCCTTCGACTCCGACGGCAACCTCTATCTGACCACCGGTGACGACACCAACCCGTTCGAGTCCGACGGCTACACGCCGATCGACGAACGGGACGGCCGCAACCCGGCGTTCGACGCCCAGCGGACCTCCGGGAACACCAACGACCTGCGCGGCAAGGTGCTGCGCATCAAGGTCCGCGGCGACGGCTCGTACGCGATACCCAGGGGCAACCTCTTCAAGCCGGGCACCGAGAAGACCCGGCCGGAGATCTACGCCATGGGCCTGCGCAACCCGTTCCGGATGGAGATCGACCCGCAGACCGACGACGTCTACGTGGCCGACTACTCCCCCGACGCCCGCGCGGCCAGCGACACCCGCGGCCCCGCCGGGCAGGGCAAGTGGCTGGTGCTCGACGAGCCTGCCAACTACGGCTGGCCGTACTGCGCCACCGCGAAGATGCCGTACAACGACTACGACTTCGCCACCAAGACCTCCGGCGCGCGGTTCGACTGCGCCAAGCCGGTGAACGCCTCGCCGCACAACACGGGCCGCACCGAGCTGCCCGAGGTCGAGCAGCCGGAGGTCTGGTACTCCTACGGTCAGTCCGCGGAGTTCCCGGGCCTGGGCACCGGCGGCATCGCCCCGATGGCCGGACCGGCGTACGAGTACGACCCGGCGACCGAGGCGCGGAACCGGGCCGTGGCCTGGCCGCGGTACTACGACGGGACACCGCTCTTCGCCGAGTGGGGCCGGGACTACATCAGGGAGTTCAGGCTCGACCGCTCCGGCGCCGTGGAAGCGATCAACCCGGTCGCCCAGGGGGTCGGGCAGCCGCCCGTCGACAACCCCATGGACCTGGAGTTCGGCCCGGACGGCGCCCTCTACGTCCTGGAGTACGGCGACGGCTACTTCTCCGAGAACCCGGACGCGCAGCTCTCGCGGATCGACTACATCGGCCGCACCGGCAACCACGCACCGAAGCCCGCGCTGACCGCCACGCCGGTCAAGGGCCTCGCGCCGCTGACCGTCGGGTTCTCCGCGGCCGGCACCACCGACCCGGACGGCGACACGGTGCGCTACGCCTGGGACTTCGACGGTGACGGCAGGACCGACTCCACCGACGTCAGCCCCTCGCACACGTACACCGAGGACGGCACCTACAAGGCGGCCCTGAAGGTCACCGACAGCAAGGGCCGGGCGGCGTACAAGGACGTCGACATCACCGTGGGCAACCAGGCCCCGGTCGTCACCCTCGTCAAGCCCGTCAACCAGCAGGAGTTCCACTTCGGCGACGCGGTGCAGTTCGAGGTCACGGTGACCGACGAGGCCGAGGTCGACTGCAGCAAGGTCCAGGTGCACTACATCGTGGGCCATGACGCGCACGGCCACCCGCAGAGCACCACCGCGGGCTGCACCGGCACGGTCCAGACCGAGCCCGTGGCGGGCCACGACCCGTCCGAGGGCAACGTCACCGGCGTGTTCGTCGCCGAGTACACCGACCCGGGCGGCCTCACCGGCAGCGACCGGGCGGTCATGAAGATCGTCGGCTGA
- a CDS encoding sugar phosphate isomerase/epimerase, translated as MSKSSLHRRGFLRAAAGTAAVAAGAGAFASPAAAGHGGLIPRGRIGLQLYSVRDQIQQRGFTPVLTELAAIGYKHIEFAGYTSPAEPDMTVPKLRKLLDDNGLCAGGAHLGLDALLNASTREREFENAAALGMDYVGTASDFPGRTAAEIQAGADRFNESGEVARGYGLKIYQHNHTNEFGPVTDRPGERRHDLFLSGTDPRYVFLELDILWAFGASVRFRDQLGEFDPLDYVNAAPQRYIAFHVKDGVRDPALTNQYRDVVFGQGELDFRRFFSGLRAPGLPLYFWEQDRAPQEPQGSIWAAEASYDAMVALRSRD; from the coding sequence ATGAGCAAATCCAGCCTGCACCGCCGTGGATTCCTCAGGGCCGCCGCCGGCACCGCCGCCGTGGCCGCGGGCGCCGGGGCCTTCGCGTCCCCCGCCGCCGCCGGCCACGGCGGCCTGATCCCCCGGGGCCGTATCGGCCTGCAGCTCTACAGCGTCCGCGACCAGATCCAGCAGCGCGGCTTCACGCCCGTGCTCACCGAGCTGGCCGCGATCGGCTACAAGCACATCGAGTTCGCCGGCTACACCTCGCCGGCCGAGCCGGACATGACCGTCCCCAAGCTCCGCAAGCTCCTCGACGACAACGGGCTGTGCGCCGGCGGCGCCCACCTCGGGCTCGACGCCCTGCTCAACGCGAGCACCCGCGAGCGGGAGTTCGAGAACGCCGCCGCGCTCGGCATGGACTACGTCGGCACCGCCAGCGACTTCCCCGGCCGTACGGCGGCGGAGATCCAGGCCGGCGCCGACCGCTTCAACGAGTCCGGCGAGGTGGCCCGCGGCTACGGGCTCAAGATCTACCAGCACAACCACACCAACGAGTTCGGCCCGGTCACCGACCGGCCGGGCGAGCGGCGCCACGACCTCTTCCTGAGCGGCACGGACCCGCGGTACGTCTTCCTGGAGCTGGACATCCTCTGGGCGTTCGGCGCCTCGGTGAGGTTCCGCGACCAGCTCGGCGAGTTCGACCCGCTGGACTACGTCAACGCCGCCCCGCAGCGCTACATCGCCTTCCACGTCAAGGACGGCGTGCGGGACCCGGCGCTGACGAACCAGTACCGCGACGTCGTCTTCGGCCAGGGCGAGCTGGACTTCCGCCGCTTCTTCAGCGGGCTGCGGGCGCCGGGGCTGCCGCTGTACTTCTGGGAGCAGGACCGAGCTCCGCAGGAGCCGCAGGGCTCGATCTGGGCGGCCGAGGCCAGCTACGACGCGATGGTCGCGCTGCGCAGCCGGGACTGA
- a CDS encoding ATP-binding protein, with amino-acid sequence MPGRADAVMVARRLAREQMHRWGVEGEVGETATLVLSELVTNALLHTGSRRIGCELRCSADRLRLAVTDQGVEPGSLRVQRSSADEQGRGLLLVTAVSSSWGAYDARPGPGLVVWAELQREVSAAGGAAAPRVSGSRTGAGPAAGERAAG; translated from the coding sequence GTGCCAGGTCGGGCGGACGCCGTTATGGTCGCCCGCCGGCTGGCCCGCGAGCAGATGCACCGCTGGGGGGTGGAGGGCGAGGTGGGGGAGACTGCCACCCTCGTCCTCTCGGAACTGGTGACCAACGCACTGCTGCATACGGGGAGTCGGCGCATAGGGTGCGAACTGCGCTGTAGCGCCGACCGCCTGCGGCTGGCCGTCACCGATCAGGGTGTCGAGCCGGGAAGCCTGCGGGTGCAGCGGTCGTCCGCGGACGAGCAGGGTCGGGGGCTCCTGCTCGTCACCGCGGTCAGCAGTAGCTGGGGGGCATACGACGCGCGGCCCGGCCCGGGTCTGGTGGTCTGGGCGGAGCTGCAGCGCGAGGTGTCGGCGGCCGGGGGGGCCGCCGCGCCGCGCGTTTCCGGTTCCCGTACCGGGGCCGGCCCAGCCGCCGGTGAGCGGGCGGCCGGATGA